From Leptolyngbya sp. 'hensonii':
CCCAAGCTTCTGCATCACCCGTCCTGATGCCAGATTCTGAGCAAAATGGGCGGCATGAATCCGATGGAGGTTCAAGGTCTGAAATCCGTATTGGAGTAAAGCCAGAGCCGCCTCTGTGCAGTATCCCTGCCTCCAATAGGGTTTACCCAGCCAGTAGCCCATTTCCGCACTATGGTGGTCTGGAGCCAGAACCAGACCGATCGCGCCACAGAGCTCTCCCGTCGCCTGAAGCACGATCGCCAGGCTGAGTCCCTGACCATTCGCAAAGGCTGAGGCATGGGTGTCAATCCACGCTGCTGCTGCACCATCCGGGTAGGGATGGGGAATCGTCAGGGTCATGGCAGCGATTTCCCGTTCTCCAGCCAACCTTTGCACCGTCGCCGCATCAGCCAGACTGAACGGACGGAGGATTAAACGGGACGTGTAGAGGGTTGGCACCTGGGGAGCCCCCCGTGACGGTTCTGAACCATCATTTGGCCAGAGGGCAACAATTTCAGTCAGGTTGAACGCAGA
This genomic window contains:
- a CDS encoding GNAT family N-acetyltransferase, yielding MNIQSAFNLTEIVALWPNDGSEPSRGAPQVPTLYTSRLILRPFSLADAATVQRLAGEREIAAMTLTIPHPYPDGAAAAWIDTHASAFANGQGLSLAIVLQATGELCGAIGLVLAPDHHSAEMGYWLGKPYWRQGYCTEAALALLQYGFQTLNLHRIHAAHFAQNLASGRVMQKLGMRQEGYLRQAVLKWGQYMDLVLYGILWEEWLEVLPATPGRTGWV